The Egicoccus sp. AB-alg2 nucleotide sequence GGCGTCCGCCGGCCCGGCCAGTCCATGGCGTTCGTGATGGACACGCGCGACTGCGACGGTGCCCGCCGACTGGCGCAGGACGTCGACCTGCTGGTGATCGAGGCGACGTTCCTGGACGACCAACGGGCGCTCGCCGAGGAAGTGGGGCACCTCACCGCGGGACAGGCGGCCCGTCTGGCGCGTGAGTGCGGCGCCCGACGGGTCGTGCTGACACATTTCTCACAGCGCTACCCCGACCTGGCCGGCCATCTCGAGGAGGCGCGGGCGCACGCGCCGGGGCTGGACCTGACGGTCGCGCAGGACCTGATGCGGATCCCGCTGCCACCGCGCCGGGCGGAGTGATCCCGCCCCGTCACCCGAGCAGCGACTCCACGAGCTCCATGCGCCGGGCGGTGTCACGCTCGTAGGCGGCGAGACGGCCGGCGTCCTGGGCGCGCGCGACCCGATGTTCGTGCCAGGCCAGCATCTGGACGTGGGCCAGCGCGAACTGCTCCTCCAACGCGTAGCCGTCGCTGCCCCGCCCGACGCGATCACCGAACGTGTCGCGGAAGACCGCCAGCATCTGTTCGGGGTGGCGGGCCTGCAGGTGGAGCTTGGCGAGGTCGAAGGCGACCGGCAGTTCCCCGGCATGCTCCCAGTCGATGAGGACGACCCGCTCCATGTCGCCGACCAGCACGATGTTCGAGCCGACGATGTCGCCGTGGCCGAGCCCGACCTCCAGGTGCGCGTCGCGGTCGAACAGCGTCTGCACCCGCTGGCGCACGGTGGCGGAGACGGGCAGGTGCCCGACGGCGGCTGCCCACCGCTCGGGCAGGCGGTCGCTGGTGACCTCCGAGAGCCGCTTGCGGGCCAGCCCCGCCGAGCGGTGCAGGTGGTCGAGCGCGGCGGCGACGTGCGCCCCGGCCTGCTGCACCTCGCCGCGGTCGGCCGGGTGGCGCCCGTCGAGGCACTCTTCGCTGAGGAAGCCCATCTTCGCCCGCTTGTCGACGCCCACCTCGAACAGGCGGGGTGCGACCTCGGGTGCGTGCTGCGCGACCACCCTGCGGGCCCGCGCCTCGCGTACGACGCCGCGCATGTGGGCACCCTGGAACCGCTGGACGCGCAGCGTGGTCGCCGGCGCGTCCGCCGACGCGTAGAAGGCACGCAGGCGTAGCTCCGCGGCGACGTCGAACTTGCCGAACTGCACGACGTCGGCGGCACTGCGGGCATGCAGCACCGCGTCCACCGGCGCCGCGTCCTCGGCGTCGAGCAGCAGGGCGGGCAGTCCGTCGAAGCCGGCGTCCTCGGCCCGTGCCGTCGCGCCCCGGATGCGGAAGGCGCGCCGAGGCCGCAGGCGGCGACCGAACGCCCGGCCCTCGAGCCGTGCCAGCAGACGCAGGGACGTCTGCCACCGATCGCGCTTCACGACACTCCCCCGACACCCGGCACCGGACCTGCTGCGACCGCAACGTACGGTGCGCCCCTCGGCGCCACCTGAACCACGGATGAGAACGCGTTCAGGCGACGTTCACCGGTCGGCGACCGAGCCTAACCGCTGGGCGACCGCCACGGGGTCAGAGCAGGTGCTCGAGGCCGACGACCAGGCCGTCGAGGCCGGCGACCTCGCGGCAGGCCAGGAGCACGCCCGGCATGAACGACGTGCGGTCGATCGAGTCGTGCCGGATCGTGAGCGTCTGGCCGGCGCCGCCGAAGATGACCTCCTGGTTGGCCACGATTCCCGGCAGCCGCACGCTGTGGACCCGGACGTCCGCGTGGACCGCGCCCCGGGCGCCGGGATGCCGGTCGTCGCCCAGGGGCGCCTCCGGGACCTCACGGCGGGCCTGGGCGATCAACTCGGCGGTGCGCAGCGCGGTGCCCGACGGCGCGTCGACCTTCCGGTCGTGGTGCAGTTCGATGATCTCCACGTGCGGCAGGTGCTTGGCGGCCTCGGCCGCGAACTGCATCAGCAGGACCGCGCCGATGGCGAAGTTCGGGGCCACCAGGGCGTTGGCACGGCCGGCCGCGGCGGTCTCGCGGGCCGCGGCCAGGTCCTCGTCCGAGATGCCGGTCGCCCCGACGACGGCGTGCACGTCGTGGTCGAGGAGCCAGCGCAGGTTCGCGCCGACCGCGGCGGGGCCGGTGAACTCCACGGCGACGTCGCAGTCCGCATCGACGATGGCGTCGAGGTCGGCCGCGACGGTGAGGTCGGTGTCGATGCCGGCCACGTCGCGCAGCGACGCACCGCCGTGATGGGGGTCCACGGCCGCGACGAGCCGCAGGTCGTCGGTGCCGCTGACGGCCCGGCAGACCTCGGACCCCATTCTCCCGGCCGCGCCGATGACCCCTACCCGCACCGTCACGTCGTCTCCTTCTGCGATCGCTCGTCCCGGCCGGTCCGGTGGCGATCCGCTCCACCACCCGCCGGTCGCACGGCGGAGCCTACGCGCGCCCCCGAGGTCCGGCCGTCGAGGTGGATCCGGCGCAGGTCAGTCCAGTGCCGCAGCGAACCGGTCGTGCTCGTTCGCGGCGAACGGACCGACGACGGCCAGGTCGCGCGGCCGCTGCAGGACCCGGGCCGCGACCCGCTGGACGTCATCGACCGTCACCGCGCCGATGTGCGCCAGCGCGTCGTCGACGGTCACGAAGTCCGCCCCGGTGGCGACCTGCTTGCCCAGGCGCGACATCCGTGAGCCGCTGTCCTCGAGCGAGAGCACCGTGCCGCCCTTGAGCGCGCCCTTGGCGCGGTCCACCTCGTCGGCCGTCACGTCGTGGGCAACGGCGTCGAGTTGCTCGCGCAGCACCTGCAGGGCCTCGTCGACCTTGCCCGGCGCCGTGCCGACGTAGGCGCCGAACAGCCCGCCGTCGGTGTAGGAGGAGGTGTAGCTGTAGGTCGAGTACGCCAGGCCGCGGGTCTCGCGGATCTCCTGGAACAGCCGCGACGACATGCCGCCGCCCAGCAGCGTGTTGAGCACCCGCAGCGCCCAGCGGTCCTGGTCACGGTGGGCGATCCCCGGGACGCCGAGCACGACGTGGGCCTGCTCGGTCGGGCGCGGACGCAACCGCACGTGGTGCTCCCCGAAGCGGTCCGGCGCGGCGCGTTCGGGGCGTCGTCCACCGGGACGGCCGAGGTCGCCCAGCAGGTCCTCGGCGAGTGCCACGACCTGACCGTGATCGACGTTGCCGGCCGCCGCCACCGTCAGGTTCTCCGGCCGGTAGGTGCGCCGGTAGTAGCCGTCGACGGTCTCGCGCGTCATCGCGGTGATCGAGTCGGCGCTGCCCAGCGTCTCCAGGGCGAGCGGGTGGGTGTCCAGCACCGCCTCGGCGAAGTCCGAGTGGACCAGGTCGTCGGGCGTGTCGAAGTGGATGTCGATCTCGCTCAGCACGACCTGACGCTCGGCCTCGACGTCCGCCTCGGTGTTCCTCGCGTCCACGACCATGTCGGCCAGCACGTCGAAGGCCAGTGGCAGGTCCCGGTCGAGGATGCGGGCGTAGAAGCAGGTGAGCTCCTTCGAGGTGAAGGCGTTCATCTCGCCACCGACGGCGTCCAGCGCCTCGGCGATGTCGCGGGCGCTGCGACGCGAGGTGCCCTTGAAGAGCAGGTGCTCGAGGAAGTGCGAGCAGCCGGCCTCGTCACCGGTCTCGTCGCGTGAGCCGACCCCGAGCCACAGGCCGAGCGTCGCCGACCGCACGGCCGGCATGTGCTCGGTGACGACGGTCACCCCGGAAGCCAGGTCGGTCAGCTGGTGCACCACGTCGTTCCTCTCCGCTCGGGCGGCGTGCCTCGTGTCCGGCGTGCGCAGCGGGGCGATCCCGTTTGGGACCGCCCGCCGACGTCCGGATGTCGTCTCAGTCGCGCTCACGGCTGCGGCTGCGGGTCCGCGTGCGGGTCCGCTCGCCGCCGTCGCCGCGCTCGTTGCCGTCGCCGCGCTCACGACGCTCGCCGCGGTCACGGTCGCGGCCACGCTCGCGGTCCCCGTCGCGGTCGCGGTCACGACGCTCGTCGCGGTCCCGGCCACGCTCGCGGTCACCGTCGCGGTCACGGTCGCGACGCTCGTCGCGGTCCCGGCCACGCTCGCGGCGCTCGCCGCGGTCACGGTCGCGGTCACGGCCACCACGATCACCACGGTCACGGTCACGACGCTCACCGTTGTCGCGGTCGCGGTCACGACCGCCGCGGCCACGCTCGCGGCCGCCGCGCGACTCCTCGGCGTCCTCGCGCTCGGCGTCGTCCGACTTGCCGCGGTCGTCGCCGCCGGCACGCTCGTCCTCGGCGCCACCGGCGCGTTCGCCGACGTACTCGAGCTTGAACTTGCGCCCGCCGTCGAGGACGTCCTTGACCTCGACGAGCACCTGCTCGCCGACCTCGACCGCCTCCTCGGCGTGGTTGAGGCGCTTGCCGGCCATCTTCGACAGCTCGGAGATGTGCAGCAGGCCGTCGGTGCCCGGCGTGAGGTTCACGAAGGCGCCGAAGTCGACCGTCTTGACCACGGTGGCGTGGTAGCGCTCGCCGACCTCGGGCAGCTGCGGGTTCGCGATCGCGTTGATGCGGTCGAGGGCGTCCTGCGCCTGCTCGCGCGAGTTGGCGTAGATCTTGACGACGCCGCGGCCCTCTTCCTCGTCGACGTCGATCTGGGCGCCGGTGACCTCCACCAGTTCCTTGATGATCGCGCCGCGCGGGCCGATGACCGCACCGATCTTGTCCTGCGGGATGTTGACGATCTCCACGCGCGGGGCGGTCTCGGCCACCTCGTCGCGCGGCTCGGCGATCGCCTCGTTCATGACCTCGAGGATCTGCAGGCGCGCGTCACGGGCCTGCAGCAGCGCGTCCTGGAGCACCTGCGCCGGGATGCCGGCGAGCTTGGTGTCCAGCTGCAGGGCGGTGATGAAATTCTCCGGCCCGGCGACCTTGAAGTCCATGTCGCCGAAGAAGTCCTCGACGCCCTGGATGTCGGTGAGGGTCGTGTACTTGCCGTTCTCGTAGACCAGGCCCATGGCGATGCCGGCGACCTGGGCGTGGACCGGCACGCCACCGTCCATCAGCGCCATGGAGGCGGCGCAGACCGAACCCATCGAGGTCGAGCCGTTGGAGCTCAGGACGTCCGAGACGACCCGCATCGCGTAGGGCCACTCGCCCTGGTCGGGCAGCACCGGGATGAGCGCCCGCTCGGCCAGCGCACCGTGGCCGATCTCGCGGCGCTTGGGGCTGCCGACGCGGCCGGCCTCACCGGTCGAGTAGGGCGGCATGTTGTAGTGGTGGAGGAAGAGCTTCTCCTCCTCGGGGTCCAGCGTGTCCAGCCGCTGGCCCTCGCGCTGGGTGCCCAGGGCGAGGACGGACAGGACCTGGGTTTCGCCGCGCTGGAACAGCGCCGAGCCGTGGGTCTTGGGCAGCACGCCGACCTGGGCCGACACCTCGCGCAGGTCCGCGACCCCGCGGCCGTCGACCCGGAAGCCGTCGTCGACGATGAGCTGACGCACGACCTTCTTCTCGGTCGACCGGAACGCCTCGGCGGCCTGCTTGCCGCGGGCCTCCTCGTCGAGGTCGGCCGGGCCGTTCTCCGTGACGTGCGCGATGGTCTCCTGGCGGACCACGTCGAGCTGGTCGTTGCGCTCGGACTTGGTCACCTCGGCGTCGCGGTAGATCGCGGTGACGCGCTCGGCGGCGAAGTCGAAGACCTGCTCGAAGACCTCGTCGGTGTAGTCGAGGAAGAGCGGGAACTCGCCGGCGTCACGGGCGCCGACCTGGTCGACGAACGCCTGCTGCGCCTCGCACAGCTGCTTGATGATCGGCTTGACGTCCTCGATGGCCTGACCGACGACCTGCTCGGTCGGGGCCGGCGCGCCCATCTCCACCTTCGTCCAGGCGTCGGGGGTCGCCTCGGCCTCGATCATGAGGATGGCGACCTCGCCGTCGTCCTCGACACGGCCGGAGATGACCATGTTGAAGACCGCCTCCTCCTGGAGCTCCTCGAAGGAGGGGAAGGCGATCCAGGAGCCGTCACGCAGCATCGCGTAACGGACCGCGGCGACCGGCCCGGCGAACGGCAGGCCCGACAGCATCGTCGACAGCGACGAGCCGTTCATCGCGACGACGTCGTAGGGGTCGAACTGGATGGTCTGCACGACCGTGTTGACGACCTGCACCTCGTTGCGCAGCCCCTCGGCGAAGGTGGGGCGCAGTGGGCGGTCGGTCAGGCGGCAGACGAGGATGGCGTTCTCCGACGGCCGGCCCTCGCGCTTGAAGAACGAGCCGGGGATGCGGCCGTTGGCGTACATCCGCTCCTCGACCTCGATGGTGAGGGGGAAGAACGGCAGGAAGTCCTTCGGCTGCTTGGACGCCGTGGTCGTGGTGAGGACCTTGGTGTCGCCGATGGAGGTGACGACGGCGCCGCCGGCCTGCTGGGCCAGCGTGCCCGCCTCGAAGGTGATGGTCTTGCCGTCGATCTCGACGGCGTGTTCGTACGTTCCGAGCGTGCCCACGTGGGCCTCCTCGTGTGGTTCGTCACGCGAGGACGCCGAGACGGTCGGCCGGGGTGTCGGTGCATCAGTGAGGGCGGCTCGAGCGGGGCTCGAGACGTCTCCACTGACGACCGACGCGGTCGGCCGGCGGTGTCGCGCGTCCTGGTGCGCGGGGGTCTGCAGTTGTCGGTGGTGCGGCGGTGCGGGCGTGTGCCCGCCCCGGGGAACGAGACGAGCCGGGGTCGCCTGGACCCCGGCCCGATCATGTCAGCGGCGCAGTTCGAGCTCCGCGATGAGCGCCCGGTAGCGCTCGATGTCCTTGTCACGCAGGTAGTTCAGCAGCCGCCGGCGCTGACCGACCAGCATCAGCAGCCCGCGCCGCGAGTGGTGGTCGTGCTTGTGCTCCTTGAGGTGCTCGGTCAGGTGGCTGATGCGCTTGGTCAACAGCGCGACCTGGACCTCGGGGGAGCCGGTGTCGCCCTCGGCGCGGGCGAACTTGGCGATGATCTCCTGCTTGTCGTCGGGAAGGACGGCAGCCAACGGTTCTCCTGTCGTGGTCGGGCCCTGCGTCGCCGGGTGGCGAACGTGTCGCCGCGGGGGATCTGCGAGGTGACGGCGCCACGAAGCGCCAGTACGTCGATCAGGGAACCCCGACACCCGAACGGGCACGGTGAAAGCGACCCTGTCGGGTCGTCAGCCAGGCAGTGTAGCCGCCGGCCGGAGCTCGGCAACACGTCCCGGCGCGCCCGCGACACTTCGGCGGGCCGTGACACGTCGGCGGGCCGTGACACGTCGGCTGGCCGCGTCCCTCAGGCGGTGGCGCACGCGGCCTCCAGCTCGTCGAGGCTGTCCTCGAGGTGCTCGAGCAGGCGCTGCAGGGACGGGACGCGGGCGCGGCAGCCGGTGAGCCCGAAACCGAGGTAGCCGTCGTTGCTGGTCACCGTGATGTTGAGGGCCTGGCCGTCGTAGGGCACCGACGCCGGGTACACCCCGTCCAGGCGCGCGCCGTTCCAGTACCTCGGCTCGCGTGGGCCCGGCACGTTCGAGATGATCAGGTTGAACGCCGGCTTGCGCAGCGGCCGGAAGCGGAACAGCGGTCCGAACGCGACCGGCCCGAAGCTCAGCGCGCTCAGCAGCAGTACGGCGGCGGGCTGCAGGTCGGCCAGCTGCGACTTCGAGTCGCGCATCGAGCGGTGGATCAGCTCGAAGCGCGCCACCGGGTCGGCGAGGTGCGTGCCGAGGTTGCACAGCACCACCCCGACCGCGTTGCCGCGACCCGGCTCGTCGGAGGCGTCGCGCAGGGAGACCGGCACCGCGGCCACGAGCGGACGGTCCGGCAGCGCGTCGTGGTCGAGCAGGTAGCGCCGCAGGGCGCCGGCGCTCATCGCCAGCACCACGTCGTTGACCTTGCCGCCGGTGGCCGCACAGACGCCCTTGATCCGGTCCAGCGGCCAGCGGTCGGCCGCGAACCGGCGGGCCGCGGTGATCGGCTGGTTCAGCATCGTGCGGGGCGCCTGGTAGGGCAGCGCGGCGGCCTGGTCGTCCAGCGCCCTGGCGACCGCGCGCATGGCGGTGGTCCCGGCCTGCCCGAGCGCCCGGCCCGCGACGCGTGCCTCGTCGGCCACGCCGCCGGTGAACGAGGCCAGCAGCCCGCCGCCGTCCTGGTCCCCGGTGACCTCGGCGTGCCGCGACTCCCCGGCCTGGGCCGGCAACGAGAAGGCGGGCGGCATGCCGCGTTCGTCGGGGTCGGTGCTGAGGCTGCGGATCAGCCACCGCATCGCCGCCGTGCCGTCCAGCAGCGCGTGGTGGACCTTGTTGTAGACGGCCACCCGTCCGTCGGCGAGCCCCTCGATGATGTGGGTCTCCCACAGCGGGCGGTTGCGGTCCAGCATGGCCCCGTGCCACCGGGACACCAGGGTCAGCAGTTCGCGGACCTGCCCGGGATGCGGGAGCGCCGAATGCCGGACGTGGTACTCGAGGTCGAAGTCGTCGTCCTCGGTCCAGGCCCACGGGCCGACGCCACCGAGCATCCGGGTCGGCCGCAGCCGGAACAGTGGCGCCGGCTCGTGTTCGAGCGCAGCGCGGTACTGGGTGCGCACGAAGTCGGGGCCGGCCCCCTCCGGCGGCCGGAACAGCTGCAGGCCACCGACGTGCAGGGGGCGACCCCGCACCTCGCCGAGCAGGAAGATGGCGTCGGTCACCGGTACCGGTCGCACCGCGCTCGTCCTTCCCGGGCGTGCCTGCAGACGGTCACCGACGCTAGCGTGCCCGCTGGCGGTGACGACACGTCCGAAGTGCCCCGTCGCGAACGGGAGTCCCCATGTCCGAGACCCTCCCCCAGCCGGCCGTCGACGAGGCCACCGTCGCGGCCTTCCAGCGCGACGGTGCGGTCGTCGTCCGCGGCCTGGCGAGCCCGGCGGAGCTCGCACTGGTCGAACGCGGCATCGAGAAGGTGCTGGCCGACCCCAGCGAGCGCTTCCTGGTGGCCAGCCGCGACGCCGATGCCGGCCGCTTCGTCGAGGACTTCTGCAACTGGCAGCGGATCCCCGAGTACGAGCAGTTCATCCGGCAGTCACGGGCGGCCGAGGTCGCCGCAGCGCTGATGGGGTCGCGCACCGTGCGGCTGTTCCACGACCACACGCTGGTCAAGGAGCCGGGGACGCAGCAGCGCACCCCGTGGCACCAGGACCAGCCCTACTACAACGTCGAGGGGCGACAGAACTGCTCGATGTGGCTGCCGGTCGACCCGGTCGCCCGCACGTCCACACTCGAGTTCGTCGCCGGCTCCCACCGCGGCCCGTGGCTGATGCCGCGCAGCTTCATGGACGACCAGGCCAAGTGGTTCCCCGAGGGCAGCCTGCAGGATTTGCCCGACATCGACGGCGACCTGGCCCGCGATGCCGGCGCGCACCGCATCCTCGGCTGGCAGCTCGAGCCGGGCGACGCCGTCTTCTTCCACATGCTGGAGCTGCACGCGGCCGGCGGCGTCGAGGGCCCCCATCGCCGCCGGGCCTTCTCCGTGCGCTTCCTCGGCGACGACGCCGTGCACGCGCCGCGCGCCTGGACGACCTCGCCGGCCTTCCCCGGACTCGGCGACGAACTGCCCGCCGGTGCGCCGATGGACCACCCGCTGTTCCCACGGCTGTGGCCACGCGGCGGCTGACCGCCGCGCTCAGCCGCCCGGCGGGGCGTCGCCGAACAGGGCGGCACCCCGTTCGCGTGCCTCGTCGCCGAGGGCGCGGCGATGATCGCGAAGCGCCGACGCCAGCTCCGGGTCCGACGTCGCGAGGATCCGCAGGGCCAGCAGGCCGGCGTTGGCGGCGCCGCCGATCGCCACCGTCGCGACGGGCACGCCCCGCGGCATCTGCACGATCGACAGCAGCGAGTCGAGCCCGTCCAGGGTCTTCAACGCGACCGGGACGCCGATCACCGGCAACTCCGTGACGCTGGCGAGCATGCCGGGCAGGTGCGCCGCGCCGCCGGCGCCGGCGATGACGACCTTGAACCCGCGGTCCGCGGCGGCGTGCCCGAACGCGAGCATCTCGTCGGGCATCCGGTGGGCGGAGACCACCTGCTCGTGGCAGTCCACGCCGAAGCGTCGCACGACCTCGGA carries:
- a CDS encoding phosphotransferase family protein encodes the protein MKRDRWQTSLRLLARLEGRAFGRRLRPRRAFRIRGATARAEDAGFDGLPALLLDAEDAAPVDAVLHARSAADVVQFGKFDVAAELRLRAFYASADAPATTLRVQRFQGAHMRGVVREARARRVVAQHAPEVAPRLFEVGVDKRAKMGFLSEECLDGRHPADRGEVQQAGAHVAAALDHLHRSAGLARKRLSEVTSDRLPERWAAAVGHLPVSATVRQRVQTLFDRDAHLEVGLGHGDIVGSNIVLVGDMERVVLIDWEHAGELPVAFDLAKLHLQARHPEQMLAVFRDTFGDRVGRGSDGYALEEQFALAHVQMLAWHEHRVARAQDAGRLAAYERDTARRMELVESLLG
- the dapB gene encoding 4-hydroxy-tetrahydrodipicolinate reductase encodes the protein MTVRVGVIGAAGRMGSEVCRAVSGTDDLRLVAAVDPHHGGASLRDVAGIDTDLTVAADLDAIVDADCDVAVEFTGPAAVGANLRWLLDHDVHAVVGATGISDEDLAAARETAAAGRANALVAPNFAIGAVLLMQFAAEAAKHLPHVEIIELHHDRKVDAPSGTALRTAELIAQARREVPEAPLGDDRHPGARGAVHADVRVHSVRLPGIVANQEVIFGGAGQTLTIRHDSIDRTSFMPGVLLACREVAGLDGLVVGLEHLL
- a CDS encoding M16 family metallopeptidase yields the protein MHQLTDLASGVTVVTEHMPAVRSATLGLWLGVGSRDETGDEAGCSHFLEHLLFKGTSRRSARDIAEALDAVGGEMNAFTSKELTCFYARILDRDLPLAFDVLADMVVDARNTEADVEAERQVVLSEIDIHFDTPDDLVHSDFAEAVLDTHPLALETLGSADSITAMTRETVDGYYRRTYRPENLTVAAAGNVDHGQVVALAEDLLGDLGRPGGRRPERAAPDRFGEHHVRLRPRPTEQAHVVLGVPGIAHRDQDRWALRVLNTLLGGGMSSRLFQEIRETRGLAYSTYSYTSSYTDGGLFGAYVGTAPGKVDEALQVLREQLDAVAHDVTADEVDRAKGALKGGTVLSLEDSGSRMSRLGKQVATGADFVTVDDALAHIGAVTVDDVQRVAARVLQRPRDLAVVGPFAANEHDRFAAALD
- a CDS encoding polyribonucleotide nucleotidyltransferase, with translation MGTLGTYEHAVEIDGKTITFEAGTLAQQAGGAVVTSIGDTKVLTTTTASKQPKDFLPFFPLTIEVEERMYANGRIPGSFFKREGRPSENAILVCRLTDRPLRPTFAEGLRNEVQVVNTVVQTIQFDPYDVVAMNGSSLSTMLSGLPFAGPVAAVRYAMLRDGSWIAFPSFEELQEEAVFNMVISGRVEDDGEVAILMIEAEATPDAWTKVEMGAPAPTEQVVGQAIEDVKPIIKQLCEAQQAFVDQVGARDAGEFPLFLDYTDEVFEQVFDFAAERVTAIYRDAEVTKSERNDQLDVVRQETIAHVTENGPADLDEEARGKQAAEAFRSTEKKVVRQLIVDDGFRVDGRGVADLREVSAQVGVLPKTHGSALFQRGETQVLSVLALGTQREGQRLDTLDPEEEKLFLHHYNMPPYSTGEAGRVGSPKRREIGHGALAERALIPVLPDQGEWPYAMRVVSDVLSSNGSTSMGSVCAASMALMDGGVPVHAQVAGIAMGLVYENGKYTTLTDIQGVEDFFGDMDFKVAGPENFITALQLDTKLAGIPAQVLQDALLQARDARLQILEVMNEAIAEPRDEVAETAPRVEIVNIPQDKIGAVIGPRGAIIKELVEVTGAQIDVDEEEGRGVVKIYANSREQAQDALDRINAIANPQLPEVGERYHATVVKTVDFGAFVNLTPGTDGLLHISELSKMAGKRLNHAEEAVEVGEQVLVEVKDVLDGGRKFKLEYVGERAGGAEDERAGGDDRGKSDDAEREDAEESRGGRERGRGGRDRDRDNGERRDRDRGDRGGRDRDRDRGERRERGRDRDERRDRDRDGDRERGRDRDERRDRDRDGDRERGRDRDRGERRERGDGNERGDGGERTRTRTRSRSRERD
- the rpsO gene encoding 30S ribosomal protein S15 yields the protein MAAVLPDDKQEIIAKFARAEGDTGSPEVQVALLTKRISHLTEHLKEHKHDHHSRRGLLMLVGQRRRLLNYLRDKDIERYRALIAELELRR
- a CDS encoding wax ester/triacylglycerol synthase family O-acyltransferase, with the translated sequence MRPVPVTDAIFLLGEVRGRPLHVGGLQLFRPPEGAGPDFVRTQYRAALEHEPAPLFRLRPTRMLGGVGPWAWTEDDDFDLEYHVRHSALPHPGQVRELLTLVSRWHGAMLDRNRPLWETHIIEGLADGRVAVYNKVHHALLDGTAAMRWLIRSLSTDPDERGMPPAFSLPAQAGESRHAEVTGDQDGGGLLASFTGGVADEARVAGRALGQAGTTAMRAVARALDDQAAALPYQAPRTMLNQPITAARRFAADRWPLDRIKGVCAATGGKVNDVVLAMSAGALRRYLLDHDALPDRPLVAAVPVSLRDASDEPGRGNAVGVVLCNLGTHLADPVARFELIHRSMRDSKSQLADLQPAAVLLLSALSFGPVAFGPLFRFRPLRKPAFNLIISNVPGPREPRYWNGARLDGVYPASVPYDGQALNITVTSNDGYLGFGLTGCRARVPSLQRLLEHLEDSLDELEAACATA
- a CDS encoding phytanoyl-CoA dioxygenase family protein, producing the protein MSETLPQPAVDEATVAAFQRDGAVVVRGLASPAELALVERGIEKVLADPSERFLVASRDADAGRFVEDFCNWQRIPEYEQFIRQSRAAEVAAALMGSRTVRLFHDHTLVKEPGTQQRTPWHQDQPYYNVEGRQNCSMWLPVDPVARTSTLEFVAGSHRGPWLMPRSFMDDQAKWFPEGSLQDLPDIDGDLARDAGAHRILGWQLEPGDAVFFHMLELHAAGGVEGPHRRRAFSVRFLGDDAVHAPRAWTTSPAFPGLGDELPAGAPMDHPLFPRLWPRGG
- the purE gene encoding 5-(carboxyamino)imidazole ribonucleotide mutase, encoding MGSASDHPVMREASEVVRRFGVDCHEQVVSAHRMPDEMLAFGHAAADRGFKVVIAGAGGAAHLPGMLASVTELPVIGVPVALKTLDGLDSLLSIVQMPRGVPVATVAIGGAANAGLLALRILATSDPELASALRDHRRALGDEARERGAALFGDAPPGG